The genomic segment GGttgaggggcgggggggggggcaggcgggTGCTGTGTGGGCAGCTCCCATGCCCTCTCTGGGCAGGACCCTCCCAGAACCTTAATGTGCTTACCAAATTTCCTCATTCAGGAGTTTCTATAGAGTTCACTCTCTAGCCCCACTCCCCTCCCAGGATGTTGgggatggggctgaaagttccaatccTCTCACTTGGTTTTTCAGGTGACCAGTCCCATCCTTAGGGTGGGTGTCCCCACCTTAAGTTACCTTATTACCATAAATGCAGATGTGATCTAAAGAGGCTCCTTacgaataacaaaagacactcctatcactcaggaaattccaagggttttaggagctctgtgccagcaCAATAACCtgaggacaaagaccaaatatatttattgtatcacaatatttaccatatatatatatatatattttaaattgcttcagaagagagaaaagcattGCACGCATAGGTCCCACCCTGGCTCTCCGCCAACTCCTAGGCACCTTCCCTGATGGCTGTGTCCTAGAAATGATTTTCAGCCTGTGTCAGTCACACAGAGGCCCTGTCCAGATGGTGCCCAGGCCTCCAAGCCTGGGTGGTCTGATGCCTGGAGGGTAGTCACAGGTCCccgaggtggggtggggggtggagtgcCTGGGTCCCATAGGATGTCCTCATACAGGCTTAGAACTGGGCCCGAGGGCCGTCCTTGAGCCCCAGTCTGCTCCAGCAGGGCTCGGAGCAAGCCCACAGTGAGAGGGGGCTCTGTTCCAGGCtcagggaatggggtggggggctccaACTCATCTGGGAGGTGTGTCCGTAGCAGAAGCAGGAGCTCAGCTGGAGCTAGGTCTGGTGGGCACAGGCGGCAAAGGAGAGGGAGGTAAGCATCAAGCCGACGATGCCGGGCAAATTCGGCCAACAGCAGCTTGAAGATCTCACTTCGAAGCAGGGGGCTGGAAGGGCCGAGGGCCAGGCCTGCCTCTAGAGCCCGCTCCCACTGCTCCTTCTGGACCAGCTGCCCCACAGCTTGGAGCACAGCTTTGGGCCGCCCACTGCCCAAGAGCAGCTCCAGCTCCAGTGCCTCGGACCTGGTCCCCTCGTCCCCTAGGACTGCCAGGGCTCGACGGTACAGGGGCAGCCCCGGGCCCCCTGCGCCCCAGCCGGGCCCACCCTGCTGCTGCGCCAGCTCCACAAAGGGCGGCAGCCATCGCGGCTCCAGCCGGCAGAGGCATTGGCACAGAAGTTCAAAGGGGGGCAGTATCCCATTGGGGGGTTCCTTTCCAGCTGAACCGCCTCCTAGTACCTTCTTCCACACATCAGGGGGGGCATGGGACCTCAGCCGGCCACTCCCGTCTGGCTGGAGCTGCAGGGCCCTGAGGACGGCACCCCAGGCTGCTGTAGGAAGGGCCTGGAAAATGGTGTTGAGCTGGGCCAGCTGGTCTCCCACCAGTTCGGTCCTCAGCAGGCGTGCCACTTCGTGCTCTGCCAGCTCAGTCCAGCCAGCCTCCTCCTCATCCCCAGCCACCACGTGGGCTTTGAGCTGATCTAAGGCCCGGTAATCTCGAAGCTCAGCCCTCAGTGTGGTCAACAGTGTAGACGGGGACACATGTCCCTGGAGAATGGAGGCCAGGGCCTGAGGTGCCCGGAATGTGCTGTTGTGTCTCAGTTCCTCTGGGGTGAGCTGGGCACCCCGCAGACTCCGTCGCTGGTAGTACTCGCAGGCCTCCTCAAACACCAGGTCTTCAGCTGAAGGCACCTCAAGACCCTGTGGGGCTTCCCAGCCTACTCGAAACAGACCCAAGGCTGAAAGCAAACGAAGACCCCCTCGGGTCTCCAGCCCTTCCTCATCCTccatgccaggggctgggggtgccaGTAAATGTACTCGGTCTGTACTTAGGACCTTTCTCTCCAGCAGCTGCCCGCTGCCCATATCCAGCAGTTCCAACGTGGAGCCCAGCACACAAGCCAGAGTGCCATGAAATGTTCCCAGCGCAGCAGAGCCTGCCAGGCCGACAGGTGCCTCCTGCAGGGTGCCCACGGCCCGCATACCACCATGGGACTGCACCAGGCTCACAGCGCCCCTGAAGTCCAGCAATAACAGGCCCTGGGCAGTTGGGGCCCAGGTATGTACAGTCAAGGGCTTCATGGGGCACAGCAGCCCAGGAAGGCCTCGGAGCAGTGTCCGGAAGTCCCATGTGTCCCCTCGTCCGGGATTCAGGCTCTTACTGTGGGAGAGGCCAAGACATGGGGCAGCCACCATCACCTTGCCCTTGCCTGGGCTCCAGATTAGCAGAATGTGACTCACGCCAGGCCAGGTAGTGGCAGTGGGCACCAGGAAGAGGTCCTTGCGAGAGGCCAACAGCCCGAAAGGGGGGCAGTGGCGCAGCAGGATGTGTGTGGGGCCCAGGTTGGTGCCGGCCTCCGCGCTGGGCTCCAGGGTTCGGACGCACACGTAGTGGCTGAAAGCAGCAGGCGGCCCCAGCCAGCCCTCAGCACCATCCTGACGCTCCTCGCACCACACAAGCCGGCCTCGGGGCGCCGCGACGGCCACCACGCGGGCTCCACCGCCCGGACACAGCTCGGTGCTCCGCAGCAGCTGCCAGCCAGGCCCCACTCCCGCGCCCCACACCTCGGTTAGGCCACTCTCCCAGACCAGGAGCAGCGCCGGTCGCGCCGGCCACGGCAGGAAGAAGGCATCTAGCGGTGGGGGGTGGCCAGCCGGCCAGGCACGCTCCAGCTCCGCGCCGGGGCCCCGCACCGCGACCAGCAGCTGCGGGCTCGGCGCCCCCGGGGGTCGCAGGAGCAGCAGGTGGCGGCCGTCTGGGCTGCAGCGGACTCTTACGGCTGGGTCCCCGGCCAGCAACTCCCGGAGCCGGGCCGCGCCGCTAAAGTGGCTGAGGTCCGAAAGCAGGCGCAGAGTCCCCATACGCTTCATAGTTCGCCCGCGCAGGAGCCAGCCCGGGCCTGGCCGCCCCGTGGGGCGAGGCTCGGCGCTTGGTCCGGGTTCCCGAGGGGCAGACGGAGCCGGGCCAAGACTTCCGGCCCCCGTCGATGAGGTGGGCCGACGCCAGGCCCGAGAGTcggctccgccccgccccccaggcgAGCTCAGGGCTCCGCCCCGTTCACGCCCCGCCGGCACGACCCCGCCCGCCAGGGGAGGAGCCACGGGAGCCTGGCCCGGGAGGAGCCTCCCGAGCACCCAAGGGTCTCAGCGCCTTCTTCCTTGCTAGCACCACCCACGCTCCTTGAGTCGGGTTGTAGGCCCAACGCCCCAAGTCCCAGGAAGCGCAGAGCCTTACTCAGGAATTTCTCAGGCTGAGCCCTGAACTGAAAGTGTCACACTCCCCAGGCTTTCCTTCCCTCCAAGCCTCTCTCTTTCACCCCAACTCCTTCAATTCAGTTAGtcatgaaatttttattgagcacctactaagtgcccgGCTGAGTAGAGAGgcctaaacaaaacagaaaacttcaACCTTATGAAATTGACTATCTAGTGGAAAAAATAACAGTTAATACTTCTGTGGCATTTACTGTGTAAACCCTCCTAACCCCCTCCCCCGCAACAAGCCCCTCACACAGATAtggaaaatgaagcacagagagattaagtgaatTGACCAAGATCATACAGCTATTCAGCGAGTAGAGGTAGAGGGGAGATTTCAATCACAAGTAATCTGAGTCCAGACTCCTTGCACCATACCACTTTACTATATCAACAATTCATCACCAAAACTAAGAATTTGctaggaaacaaaattaaaacatagtTTAGAGGCACTGAGTGTGTGTAATTTCTCTAGCAACACCTGCAAATTGATATGCAGAAGTCCTTCCTACCGGACTGCCTTCTCAAGGgtattctttctccctccaaatCAAATTCCTCTTCatgaaccctgcttctccctccttccctcaaaAACTTCAGTGAGAATTTATATCCATTTCTGTTTCATCAGCCTCATTCTGTTCTCTTGCTGTCAGCATAGAAACactttccaggggcgcctgggtggctcagtcgttgggcgcctgccttcggctggggtcgtgatcccggggtcctgggatcgagccccctatcgagccccgcaccgggctccctgctcggagggaggcctgcttctccctctcccactccccctgcttgtgttccctctctcactgtgtctctctctgtcaaataaataaataaaatcttaaaaaaaaaaaaagaaacactttccaGTCTGTCCAGTCTTAAAAGTTACTCTTTCATCCTTATCTCTCCACCACCTCTACCACTCTGGCTTCGTCTCCTCTTCCTTTTAATCAAGTTTCTTGCAAAGATCCTCTAGCATTTGCTACCtccactttctctccttctgtttaTTCCTCAAACCACTACTTACCTGAGGTAGATCTTCCTGAGATCTtcaaggatatttttatttccttttctctctgagaAGTTTGACAACCTCCTTTTTGAAAGTCCTTTCTGTGATTTCCATGGCATCTTTCTCCTGtcgttttcctctttttttagaTAGTATTTGGTTCATCAATAAatgttcgtttttttttttttttttttttttttatttatttgacagagagatagtgagagcaggaacacagcagggggagtggtagacgGAGAAGCAaccttcctgctgagcagggagcccgatgtgggactcgatcccaggaccccgggatcatgacctgagccgaaggcagacgcttaacgactgagtcacccaggtgccccaataaatgttggtttttatttatttattatttaaagattttatttatttattcgacagagagatatagcgagagcaggaacacaagcagggcaggtgggagagggagaagcaggcctcccgccgagcagggagcctgatgcggggctcgatcccaggaccctgggatcatgacctgagccaaaggcagatgcccaatgactgagccacccaggcgtcccaaatgttggtttttaaattctattatgggcccttttctctttctttctttcttccttttttaaaaaagatttatttatttattttagagagagagagtacgagcgggaggggcagaaggagaaggagagagaatcccaagcacactccaTGATGATCtcggaggctgatgtggggctcgatgcggggctctatcccatgactgtgagatcacgaccatgagatcatgatctgagccaaaaccaagagttggatgctcaactgactacgCCATCTTTGCATCTTTTGACCAAGAGTCAAAGCCCTTGGAGGCTGATCCTAGTGGCCAAGCCCAGGTCACATGAACTCATTTACCTTGGTTGCTCAGGGCCTAGTTTTCCACCAAGACTACCCAAAGGAAGAGGTCCCCAGAATAGGAGAGGAAGGGTTCAGTTTGGCTAACCAAACCAATATGACATAGgccttttattatccccatttttcaggtaGGAAactaaggtttatttatttatttaagtttatttatttttagtaatctttacacccaatgtggggcttgaactcatgacccaagattaagagtcacatattcttccagctgagccacccaggtaccctgaaaTTAAGGTTTAAAGAGCTCAAGTAATTGTCCAAAGTCATACAGCAAGTAGGTGGCAGTCAGGATTTATTCCCACGGTGTTCCGGAGGTCGTGCTTTTACCTATTCAGTGTATGGTCTTCTAAACTTAACTCTTGTCTGAATCTGTATTTAATTAACTTCCTGGACATAATCATGGACAGTGTATTATGTTGCTTCACCCTTATACCCTCTCCTCTAAGACTTGACTCCATCTTCACCTTCCCCCAGGAAGCCTCCAGAGACTGACATGGTATTCTCCTTTCTCTGAATTTTCAGAGTATTTACAACTTGAGCCTTCCTAAGCCTGACCTTGATAACTCACTGTCTGATATTTAAAACAGTTAATTGtatatctacctatctacctaccaCTTTGTTATAACATAATCTCAGCAttgtattaataattattatttttactactcCCAGAATTGGGTAttcagtaggtgctcaacaaacatttgttaaaaggAAATCAGGTATGagaggtgcctgtgtggctcatttggttaagcatctgcctttggctcaggtcatgatctcagggtcctgggatggagccccaggtcaggctccctgttcagcggggagtctgcttctccctctcccactgcccctcctccccgcttgtactctctctctctctcaaataaataaataaataaaaagaatcttaaaaaaaaaggaaa from the Halichoerus grypus chromosome 7, mHalGry1.hap1.1, whole genome shotgun sequence genome contains:
- the HPS6 gene encoding BLOC-2 complex member HPS6, which encodes MKRMGTLRLLSDLSHFSGAARLRELLAGDPAVRVRCSPDGRHLLLLRPPGAPSPQLLVAVRGPGAELERAWPAGHPPPLDAFFLPWPARPALLLVWESGLTEVWGAGVGPGWQLLRSTELCPGGGARVVAVAAPRGRLVWCEERQDGAEGWLGPPAAFSHYVCVRTLEPSAEAGTNLGPTHILLRHCPPFGLLASRKDLFLVPTATTWPGVSHILLIWSPGKGKVMVAAPCLGLSHSKSLNPGRGDTWDFRTLLRGLPGLLCPMKPLTVHTWAPTAQGLLLLDFRGAVSLVQSHGGMRAVGTLQEAPVGLAGSAALGTFHGTLACVLGSTLELLDMGSGQLLERKVLSTDRVHLLAPPAPGMEDEEGLETRGGLRLLSALGLFRVGWEAPQGLEVPSAEDLVFEEACEYYQRRSLRGAQLTPEELRHNSTFRAPQALASILQGHVSPSTLLTTLRAELRDYRALDQLKAHVVAGDEEEAGWTELAEHEVARLLRTELVGDQLAQLNTIFQALPTAAWGAVLRALQLQPDGSGRLRSHAPPDVWKKVLGGGSAGKEPPNGILPPFELLCQCLCRLEPRWLPPFVELAQQQGGPGWGAGGPGLPLYRRALAVLGDEGTRSEALELELLLGSGRPKAVLQAVGQLVQKEQWERALEAGLALGPSSPLLRSEIFKLLLAEFARHRRLDAYLPLLCRLCPPDLAPAELLLLLRTHLPDELEPPTPFPEPGTEPPLTVGLLRALLEQTGAQGRPSGPVLSLYEDILWDPGTPPPTPPRGPVTTLQASDHPGLEAWAPSGQGLCVTDTG